One window from the genome of Metabacillus flavus encodes:
- a CDS encoding magnesium transporter CorA family protein — protein sequence MQDSREYENWKWLSLESFDDRLLETLDYKNQWKSLIQYGHENQMHVQALKLDGEVVYGSLVYSDEGEDVQKVFRYYINKDQLVTIGLDTRSLKQVNEHDLHKKLQESEQAPEGFFVLLHGLAKHYLDGIDEFEQKMEKVLKEVQRNNKSSILNKIYDLRHSLLTWKSLILKVVEVKKGIEEAFLGKTDSWVEYKRIDKQLERGMSLLKEYQEEIDTVIRLEEVISTNNGNEIMKSLTIITILFTPLTAWSALWGMNFEKMPELKWELGYPLAILIIVSTTVFIYWYMNSKGYMKDLLRRRKD from the coding sequence ATGCAGGACAGCAGGGAGTATGAAAACTGGAAATGGCTTTCTCTGGAATCATTTGATGACCGGCTTTTAGAAACGCTTGACTATAAGAATCAATGGAAGAGCCTGATCCAGTATGGCCACGAAAATCAAATGCACGTACAGGCGCTGAAACTGGATGGGGAAGTTGTTTACGGCTCTCTCGTATACAGTGATGAGGGAGAGGATGTCCAAAAGGTTTTCCGCTATTACATAAATAAAGACCAATTAGTGACGATTGGATTGGATACCCGGTCGCTGAAACAGGTGAATGAACACGACTTGCATAAGAAGCTTCAGGAATCTGAGCAGGCTCCTGAAGGTTTTTTCGTGCTATTGCACGGATTGGCGAAGCATTATCTGGACGGCATTGATGAGTTTGAGCAGAAGATGGAAAAGGTCCTGAAAGAAGTGCAGCGCAATAATAAATCGAGCATCCTGAACAAAATCTATGATCTGCGGCATTCTCTGCTGACATGGAAAAGTCTGATTTTAAAGGTTGTTGAAGTGAAAAAAGGAATTGAAGAAGCATTTTTAGGAAAAACCGATTCATGGGTGGAATATAAACGAATCGATAAGCAGCTGGAGCGGGGGATGTCCCTTCTGAAGGAATACCAGGAGGAGATTGACACCGTTATCCGCCTCGAGGAGGTCATTTCCACAAATAATGGAAATGAAATCATGAAATCCCTCACCATCATTACCATTCTGTTTACACCATTAACGGCATGGAGTGCGCTATGGGGAATGAACTTCGAAAAAATGCCGGAGCTGAAGTGGGAGCTCGGCTATCCGCTCGCGATCTTAATCATCGTCTCTACGACCGTTTTCATCTATTGGTATATGAACTCAAAAGGCTATATGAAGGATTTATTGAGGCGAAGGAAGGATTGA
- a CDS encoding SDR family oxidoreductase produces MYPYYPYYSKKIECEDKPLTFPPQAQDQQPGFEYLMNPRPISENPDYKGSGKLEGETAIISGGDSGIGRAVAYAFAKEGADLVIPYYNEHQDAEETKRRIETFGRRCLLMPGDLTEEKQNQKVVSETLETFGKIDVVVNNLAVQYPQVDFLKITAEQFDKTFKTNIYAYFYLTKEAVPHLKQGASIINTASVTAYKGQKELVDYSATKGAIVSFTRSLSLNLIPKGIRVNSVAPGPVWTPLTVSSFDPDRVSKFGLQSASKRAAQPFELAAAYVYLASDDSRYVTGETLHVNGGQMVTA; encoded by the coding sequence ATGTATCCATATTACCCCTATTACAGCAAGAAAATAGAGTGTGAAGATAAGCCGCTGACCTTCCCGCCTCAAGCTCAGGATCAGCAGCCGGGCTTTGAATATTTGATGAACCCGAGGCCCATTTCCGAGAATCCGGATTATAAAGGAAGCGGAAAACTGGAGGGGGAGACGGCTATCATCAGCGGGGGAGACAGCGGAATCGGAAGAGCAGTGGCCTATGCTTTTGCAAAAGAAGGAGCGGACTTAGTTATTCCTTATTACAATGAACACCAGGATGCGGAGGAGACAAAGCGGAGAATCGAAACCTTTGGAAGACGCTGCCTCCTTATGCCTGGGGACCTAACGGAAGAGAAGCAGAATCAAAAGGTTGTGTCCGAAACCCTTGAGACCTTTGGAAAGATTGATGTCGTGGTTAATAATCTCGCGGTTCAATATCCACAGGTGGATTTCCTGAAGATTACCGCCGAGCAATTTGATAAAACGTTCAAAACCAACATCTATGCGTATTTTTATTTGACGAAGGAAGCCGTCCCCCATCTGAAACAGGGAGCATCCATCATAAACACAGCTTCTGTCACCGCCTATAAAGGACAAAAGGAACTTGTCGACTACTCTGCCACAAAGGGTGCCATTGTTTCATTTACCCGTTCTCTTTCACTAAACCTCATACCTAAAGGCATCCGGGTGAACAGCGTGGCCCCAGGTCCTGTCTGGACACCGCTCACCGTCTCTAGCTTTGACCCAGACCGGGTGAGTAAATTTGGTCTGCAGTCAGCTTCCAAAAGGGCTGCCCAGCCATTCGAGCTTGCCGCGGCATATGTTTATCTCGCCTCGGATGACTCGCGCTATGTCACAGGGGAGACCCTCCATGTAAATGGGGGGCAAATGGTCACGGCATAA
- a CDS encoding gamma-glutamyl-gamma-aminobutyrate hydrolase family protein has protein sequence MARKPIIGITGSQKEVNGIDHSFVHAKYPEAVLRAGGIPVILPLGNDGAAKAWMDTIDGLLLSGGEDVDPQSYGANPHPELGKVILERDETEIALVKEAEKQRTPIFAICRGIASLNVALGGTLTQDIHSQLEGGIKHHQEGSRINATHECNVEEGSRLHRILGDTKISINSMHHQALDQVADNLKVTAKAPDGVIEAVEGTDSDWSLLAVQWHPEEMAVKYESMQRLFDAFVEECSMKEKV, from the coding sequence ATGGCACGCAAACCGATTATAGGTATAACAGGATCACAAAAAGAAGTGAACGGAATCGATCATTCCTTCGTACACGCCAAATATCCGGAAGCCGTCCTGAGAGCGGGCGGCATTCCGGTTATTCTGCCGCTCGGGAACGATGGAGCTGCAAAGGCTTGGATGGACACGATTGATGGATTGCTTTTAAGCGGAGGAGAGGATGTGGATCCTCAATCCTACGGGGCAAATCCGCATCCGGAGCTCGGCAAAGTCATTTTGGAACGGGATGAAACGGAAATCGCGCTTGTGAAGGAAGCGGAAAAGCAGCGCACACCGATCTTCGCCATCTGCCGCGGTATTGCTTCGTTAAATGTAGCACTCGGTGGTACACTGACCCAGGATATTCACAGCCAGCTTGAGGGTGGAATCAAGCATCATCAGGAAGGCTCACGCATCAACGCCACCCATGAATGTAATGTAGAAGAGGGAAGCCGGCTGCACAGAATTTTAGGTGATACGAAGATCAGCATCAATAGCATGCATCACCAGGCACTCGATCAAGTAGCCGATAACCTGAAAGTGACGGCCAAGGCACCCGACGGCGTTATTGAAGCGGTCGAAGGCACAGATTCAGACTGGTCCCTCCTTGCCGTACAATGGCACCCGGAGGAAATGGCTGTGAAATACGAAAGCATGCAGAGACTGTTTGATGCGTTTGTGGAAGAATGTTCAATGAAAGAAAAGGTGTAA
- a CDS encoding NUDIX hydrolase — MITIEKTVAAVKGVILNQGKVLIVQRSPQDETGAGSWECPGGKIVFGEDLEAALVREIKEETGLTVHIEKILYASTFKTDPTRQVVLITYLCSTQEREVILSKEHTDYLWATKEQTMLKLPTEILEDFEKHGVFSLKGWEGE, encoded by the coding sequence ATGATTACAATAGAAAAAACGGTCGCAGCTGTAAAAGGGGTCATTTTGAACCAAGGGAAAGTATTAATCGTTCAGCGTTCTCCTCAGGATGAAACCGGTGCAGGCAGCTGGGAATGTCCCGGGGGCAAAATCGTTTTTGGAGAAGATTTGGAAGCAGCACTTGTTAGGGAAATCAAAGAAGAAACCGGATTAACGGTTCATATTGAGAAAATCCTTTACGCTTCCACCTTCAAAACGGATCCAACCAGGCAGGTCGTCCTTATTACATACTTGTGCAGCACGCAGGAACGTGAAGTCATCCTTTCCAAGGAGCATACTGATTATCTTTGGGCCACAAAGGAACAAACGATGCTTAAACTGCCCACTGAAATCTTAGAGGATTTTGAAAAGCATGGTGTATTTTCGTTAAAAGGATGGGAGGGCGAATGA
- a CDS encoding DUF2306 domain-containing protein, translating to MFSGILIIHIAAGFICLLTGLGAMLSQKRKGKHCWFGEVYHGSFVVIFLSSTTMAIMHWEESAYLFYIGFFSYSFAIIGYLAVKKKWKNWLRYHISGMLGSYIAVITAVLVVNAPKIAFFQDIPILWIWFLPTIIGSPLIALTNVKYRTKKASAAG from the coding sequence ATGTTTTCTGGAATTTTAATCATTCATATCGCAGCCGGATTCATTTGTTTATTAACCGGCCTCGGTGCCATGCTCTCGCAAAAAAGAAAAGGAAAGCACTGCTGGTTTGGTGAAGTGTACCACGGTTCGTTTGTGGTTATTTTTCTTAGCTCCACTACCATGGCGATCATGCATTGGGAAGAGAGTGCATACCTGTTTTACATCGGCTTCTTTTCCTACTCCTTTGCCATCATCGGGTACCTGGCCGTAAAAAAGAAGTGGAAAAACTGGCTAAGGTATCATATCAGCGGGATGCTTGGCTCCTACATAGCCGTCATCACAGCGGTTCTCGTTGTAAATGCACCGAAGATCGCCTTTTTTCAAGACATTCCAATTCTATGGATCTGGTTTTTGCCGACCATTATCGGCAGTCCGCTCATTGCACTCACCAATGTTAAATACCGCACCAAAAAAGCATCAGCGGCGGGCTGA
- a CDS encoding suppressor of fused domain protein translates to MKLEEYKKQAAAAEDWAPGWLAIDDVFENLYPHQEPAHFATEFHKRALLGGDQYLDGYSIYQSPNGYKHVLTYGMTELYINEEAFGGEYSRWGYEMTIKLNEKSHEDCMWAIDMLSNLARYTNTQNRFFEPMQYVAGDGTSIHIGVESAITGLLVVPDTEAGSVNSVHGRVDFLQLVGITERELDVLKEDRSQAEMLVERMKRDNPYLVTDMKRIESYL, encoded by the coding sequence ATGAAGTTAGAGGAGTATAAAAAACAAGCAGCGGCAGCAGAGGATTGGGCACCGGGCTGGTTAGCAATAGATGATGTATTCGAAAATCTTTACCCGCACCAGGAACCGGCCCATTTTGCGACAGAATTTCATAAACGGGCTCTTTTAGGCGGGGACCAATATCTGGATGGCTATAGTATCTACCAATCTCCAAACGGATACAAGCATGTATTGACCTATGGGATGACAGAGCTTTACATAAATGAAGAAGCGTTCGGTGGTGAGTATAGCCGCTGGGGGTATGAAATGACCATCAAGCTGAATGAAAAGTCCCATGAAGACTGCATGTGGGCAATTGATATGCTTTCCAACCTTGCCCGATATACCAATACACAAAACAGATTTTTTGAACCTATGCAGTATGTGGCAGGGGACGGAACATCCATTCATATTGGTGTAGAATCTGCCATCACGGGTCTCCTGGTCGTGCCTGATACAGAAGCAGGAAGTGTAAACTCTGTTCACGGCAGAGTAGATTTTCTCCAGCTGGTAGGAATTACGGAAAGAGAATTGGACGTGCTGAAAGAGGACCGCTCACAAGCTGAAATGCTGGTTGAGAGGATGAAAAGGGATAATCCTTATTTAGTGACTGATATGAAGCGGATCGAATCTTATTTGTAA
- a CDS encoding TetR/AcrR family transcriptional regulator: MSSKTDLRVIRTRKMIKDAFIQLVTEKGFDAMTIHDITEKAMINRGTFYLHYQDKFDLMEKLTEDILGDVIGNINPSLHLIDGKLHTGNLKVSIASVFEAISSHTDFFQAMLGGKGSQDFSHKMLGIIKGRFDSEYSKAGLKEENMLLPRELILTFVSSACHGMMIWWLQNGMVYSPAYMANSIVTIMTNGPARSFGVEIIDDKR, encoded by the coding sequence ATGTCGAGCAAAACCGATTTACGGGTCATCCGCACCCGGAAAATGATCAAGGATGCCTTTATCCAACTTGTGACGGAAAAAGGCTTCGATGCGATGACGATCCATGATATTACCGAAAAAGCTATGATAAACCGAGGCACGTTCTATCTGCATTATCAGGATAAATTTGATTTGATGGAGAAGCTGACAGAAGACATACTTGGGGATGTAATCGGCAACATCAATCCCTCCTTGCATTTGATCGACGGTAAGCTGCATACCGGCAACTTAAAGGTTTCGATAGCCTCTGTTTTTGAAGCCATCTCCAGCCATACTGACTTTTTCCAGGCGATGCTTGGAGGAAAAGGAAGCCAGGATTTCTCTCATAAAATGCTTGGAATTATTAAAGGGCGCTTCGATTCCGAATATTCAAAGGCTGGATTAAAGGAAGAAAACATGCTTCTGCCAAGAGAGCTCATCCTCACATTTGTTTCGTCTGCCTGCCACGGAATGATGATCTGGTGGCTGCAAAACGGGATGGTCTATTCACCGGCATATATGGCAAACAGCATCGTCACAATCATGACCAATGGACCGGCCCGGAGCTTTGGGGTGGAGATTATAGATGACAAACGGTGA
- a CDS encoding YhgE/Pip domain-containing protein, with the protein MNTLKRFFTQRMFWGGLAGLAAAALIFTFAFLGSVVNPAPKDLPVALVVQDEGVQLPTGQKLEIGKQLEDKLTSNKDLPFKWTVLKDEKTAKDGLNDRTYYAALILPADLSQKAASIQSPKPMQAEAKLILNQGKNLNAANSIGSIMDKVFTGVNGQIREQMLAPIKAQGKMISPEQASLLANPIQLKSETVNKVGENNGGGNSPAMMTQILWLTTIISSIIIFLTMKKASENRITPGFITGQLIAGLIFTAMNSLIILSIATGILGLDVPDFAAAYGFMVFTAFMFFLMQGALLNWIGFGAMPILILLFFFSSPVLSLAPEFLPEATRTWLLSWIPFTHSVEGFRSLFFFGGNGFEEQRWILGMIGLGAFAVMAVSIVKGLKKQPVSQTEAAAEN; encoded by the coding sequence ATGAACACACTCAAAAGGTTTTTTACCCAGCGGATGTTTTGGGGAGGACTTGCAGGTCTTGCTGCAGCAGCTCTTATTTTTACTTTTGCCTTCCTTGGGTCGGTAGTGAACCCGGCTCCAAAAGACTTGCCAGTCGCCCTTGTTGTCCAGGATGAAGGCGTCCAGCTTCCAACCGGTCAAAAACTTGAAATAGGGAAACAGCTCGAGGACAAACTAACAAGCAATAAAGATTTGCCATTTAAATGGACGGTATTAAAGGATGAAAAAACGGCGAAAGACGGACTGAATGACCGGACTTATTATGCAGCACTCATTCTTCCTGCCGATCTCTCTCAAAAAGCCGCGTCCATTCAGTCACCGAAACCGATGCAGGCGGAAGCAAAACTGATTCTCAATCAGGGGAAAAACCTGAACGCAGCGAACAGCATTGGATCCATTATGGATAAAGTGTTTACAGGCGTTAACGGACAAATCCGCGAGCAGATGCTTGCCCCGATCAAAGCACAGGGAAAAATGATTTCTCCTGAACAGGCGAGTTTGCTTGCCAATCCAATCCAGCTCAAATCGGAAACGGTGAATAAGGTAGGGGAGAATAACGGCGGAGGGAACTCTCCGGCGATGATGACTCAAATCCTTTGGCTGACAACGATCATCAGCTCTATAATCATTTTCCTGACGATGAAAAAGGCGTCGGAAAACCGGATTACACCAGGTTTCATCACAGGTCAGCTGATCGCAGGTCTCATCTTTACAGCGATGAACTCGCTCATCATTCTTTCGATTGCAACGGGAATTCTAGGGCTTGATGTGCCGGACTTCGCCGCTGCATACGGATTCATGGTTTTCACGGCATTCATGTTCTTCCTTATGCAGGGAGCCCTTCTTAACTGGATTGGATTTGGTGCGATGCCAATCCTCATCCTATTATTCTTCTTCTCAAGCCCGGTTTTAAGCCTGGCACCCGAATTCCTGCCGGAAGCAACCAGAACATGGCTTCTATCCTGGATTCCATTCACTCACAGCGTGGAAGGCTTCCGCAGTCTGTTCTTCTTCGGCGGCAATGGATTTGAAGAGCAGCGCTGGATCCTTGGAATGATCGGTCTTGGCGCATTTGCCGTTATGGCTGTGTCGATTGTAAAAGGACTGAAGAAACAGCCGGTTTCACAAACGGAAGCGGCAGCAGAAAATTGA
- a CDS encoding DUF805 domain-containing protein, with product MEWYLKVVKNYVNFQGRARRKEYWMFTLFSALISLVLSIVELIAGLPSILTGLYSLALLLPGLGVFIRRMHDTGRTGWWILIGLVPVVGAIVLLVFACQDSQPNENKYGANPKAQF from the coding sequence ATGGAATGGTATTTAAAAGTTGTGAAGAATTATGTTAATTTTCAAGGAAGAGCAAGAAGAAAGGAATACTGGATGTTTACTCTTTTCAGCGCTCTTATTTCTCTAGTTCTTTCCATTGTTGAACTGATTGCAGGTCTGCCTTCAATCCTTACTGGCCTTTATTCTTTAGCTCTGCTATTACCTGGATTAGGCGTATTCATCCGAAGAATGCATGATACCGGCAGAACCGGCTGGTGGATCCTCATTGGACTGGTTCCTGTTGTCGGCGCCATCGTTCTTTTAGTATTCGCATGTCAGGATAGCCAGCCGAATGAAAATAAATATGGAGCTAATCCAAAAGCACAATTCTAA
- a CDS encoding diacylglycerol kinase has protein sequence MKRARIIYNPTSGREAFKRHLPEVLAKFENAGYETSCHATTCEGDAVQAAKLAAERGFDLVVAAGGDGTVNEVVNGIARFDKRPELGIIPVGTTNDFARAIALPLNDVLAAVDMLVDGVAIPIDIGRVNDTHFINIAGGGKLTELTYEVPSKLKTMLGQLAYYLKGMEMLPSIRPTEVEIEYDGKLFQGEVMLFLVSLTNSVGGFEKLAPDSKLNDGLFDLLILKKANLAEFIRVASLALRGEHMNDEHVIYTKASRVKVTTKDKMQLNLDGEYGGLLPAEFENLYRHLDIIMSKEKAHEMSEPSAEEQEEEVSQPVSSEEKQKEEQ, from the coding sequence ATGAAAAGAGCGAGAATTATTTATAATCCAACCTCCGGAAGGGAAGCGTTCAAGCGCCATTTGCCGGAAGTGTTAGCGAAGTTTGAAAATGCAGGCTATGAAACATCCTGCCACGCTACGACGTGTGAAGGAGATGCGGTTCAGGCGGCGAAGCTTGCGGCGGAGCGCGGCTTTGATCTTGTTGTTGCAGCCGGAGGAGATGGGACAGTCAATGAAGTGGTAAACGGAATTGCCCGTTTTGACAAACGTCCGGAACTCGGGATTATCCCGGTCGGGACGACAAATGACTTTGCCCGTGCAATTGCGCTTCCTCTGAACGATGTACTGGCAGCAGTCGACATGCTGGTGGATGGAGTTGCCATTCCGATTGATATTGGACGTGTAAACGATACCCATTTCATTAATATCGCTGGCGGCGGGAAGCTGACAGAGCTGACCTATGAAGTGCCAAGCAAGCTGAAAACGATGCTTGGGCAGCTGGCTTATTATTTAAAGGGAATGGAAATGCTGCCTTCCATTCGTCCGACAGAGGTTGAAATTGAATACGACGGCAAGCTTTTCCAAGGAGAAGTCATGCTGTTCTTAGTTTCTCTCACCAATTCTGTTGGCGGATTCGAAAAACTTGCACCGGATTCCAAGCTGAACGATGGATTGTTCGACCTCCTCATCCTGAAAAAGGCGAACCTCGCTGAGTTCATCCGGGTTGCTTCATTGGCCCTCCGCGGGGAGCACATGAATGATGAGCACGTCATTTATACGAAGGCAAGCCGCGTAAAGGTCACAACGAAGGATAAAATGCAGCTTAACCTGGATGGAGAGTACGGCGGGCTTTTGCCGGCAGAATTCGAAAACCTTTATCGCCACCTCGACATCATTATGTCCAAGGAAAAGGCGCATGAAATGTCTGAGCCTTCCGCTGAAGAGCAGGAAGAAGAAGTATCTCAGCCTGTGAGCTCGGAAGAAAAGCAAAAAGAAGAGCAGTGA
- a CDS encoding APC family permease produces MTTIKSKKLGLMGLSLISINAILGLKNIPFASTIGPSAVVFWIAAAFLYFIPISLMVAELSTTYPDQGGISAWVKRAFGEKASFLAGWFFWVANFTYYPSLLIGITVNLAYAINQQQIMDSTWTTNIISIVIFWLITLLTLKGTRMSEKLASIGAPLGVVVPALLIFGFGIASLVSGQPSATPFSSESVMPNSVSFNTIMFLSTLMFAFSGMEMLGTIAEDVKNPQKTFPKAIFITSAIIAVIYIMATVAFQFVIQITPDQTANALYLFADKVTAQFNLPFSLSQLLGICFVVAVVGSLSFLILNPSVMMYESGKKVLPKALLKINKDKMPVNLILWQAAGVTVILLFSAFIPTISAALNMLILMATLAFFIPYLFLISAYVKLRMTDKTSVRPFKIKHNTAAYIVAGVGLLSVVGTIILTLIPSPDTTVSEYAPMVIGPVLFIILGLVFYKVGTKEKKTEFKKAS; encoded by the coding sequence ATGACTACTATAAAATCGAAAAAGCTGGGCTTGATGGGGTTGTCCCTTATCAGCATTAACGCGATTCTCGGATTGAAGAACATTCCGTTTGCCTCTACGATCGGGCCCTCGGCGGTTGTCTTCTGGATCGCGGCAGCTTTCCTATATTTCATTCCCATCAGTTTAATGGTGGCCGAGCTATCGACCACCTACCCGGATCAGGGCGGAATCAGCGCCTGGGTGAAACGGGCGTTTGGCGAAAAGGCGAGCTTCCTCGCCGGATGGTTTTTCTGGGTCGCAAACTTTACCTATTATCCATCGCTCCTGATCGGTATTACCGTCAATCTTGCATATGCGATCAACCAGCAGCAGATTATGGACAGCACCTGGACGACGAACATCATCTCCATTGTGATTTTCTGGCTCATTACGCTCTTAACGCTAAAAGGAACGCGGATGAGTGAGAAGCTGGCATCAATAGGTGCGCCACTTGGCGTGGTTGTTCCCGCTCTGCTCATTTTCGGATTCGGAATTGCGAGCCTTGTCAGCGGACAGCCTTCCGCAACACCGTTCTCTTCTGAATCAGTGATGCCGAATTCCGTTTCCTTTAATACGATCATGTTTTTATCAACGTTGATGTTCGCTTTTTCCGGAATGGAAATGCTCGGAACGATTGCGGAAGACGTAAAGAATCCTCAAAAAACGTTCCCGAAAGCGATTTTTATCACATCCGCCATCATTGCCGTTATTTACATTATGGCAACGGTCGCGTTCCAATTTGTCATTCAAATCACACCGGATCAGACAGCGAATGCCCTATATCTGTTCGCGGATAAAGTGACGGCTCAGTTCAACCTGCCGTTTAGCTTATCCCAACTGTTGGGTATCTGCTTCGTCGTTGCGGTTGTTGGATCGCTGTCCTTCCTGATCCTGAATCCAAGCGTCATGATGTACGAAAGCGGAAAAAAGGTCTTGCCTAAAGCATTGCTGAAAATCAACAAAGACAAAATGCCGGTAAACCTGATTCTCTGGCAGGCAGCAGGCGTTACGGTCATCCTTTTATTCTCTGCTTTTATCCCGACGATTTCTGCTGCCCTAAACATGCTGATTCTCATGGCGACGCTTGCGTTCTTTATCCCTTATCTGTTCCTCATTTCCGCTTATGTGAAGCTGCGGATGACAGATAAGACGTCGGTCCGTCCGTTTAAAATCAAACACAATACAGCCGCATACATCGTCGCCGGAGTCGGACTGCTGTCCGTTGTCGGTACGATCATCCTGACCCTCATTCCATCACCTGATACGACGGTTTCCGAATATGCGCCGATGGTGATTGGACCTGTACTGTTTATCATCCTTGGATTGGTCTTTTATAAGGTCGGAACGAAGGAGAAGAAGACAGAATTTAAGAAAGCAAGCTAA
- the rlmD gene encoding 23S rRNA (uracil(1939)-C(5))-methyltransferase RlmD, whose translation MPNIEVPVMKNELYDVTFEDLTHEGAGVAKVEGFPIFVQNALPGERASIKIIKVKKGFAFGRLMEIKEQSPERREAPCPIYKECGGCQLQHLSYEGQLDFKRKQVENVLSRIGKLNLDEVTVHPTLGMDNPWNYRNKAQVPVGEREGGLVAGFYQQRSHEIIDMQKCLIQQAENDDVVQAVKEICSRHGIRAYNEEKHKGWLRHIMVRYGQMTGEMMVVFVTRTNDFPHKNEIIEEITGRFGQVKSIVQNVNNKRTNVIFGDETNVLWGEEYIYDSIGDILFAISARSFYQVNPEQTKVLYDKALEYAQLTGEETVIDAYCGIGTISLFLAQKAKKVYGVEIVPEAIEDAKRNADLNGLTNAEFGVGEAEVVIPNWYKQGIKADTIVVDPPRKGCDEALLKTILDMKPKRVVYVSCNPGTLARDLHVLEQGGYQTVEVQPVDMFPHTMHCEAVVRIERK comes from the coding sequence ATGCCAAATATAGAAGTGCCTGTCATGAAAAATGAATTGTATGATGTAACGTTCGAGGACCTGACCCATGAAGGAGCGGGAGTTGCCAAGGTCGAAGGCTTCCCGATCTTCGTGCAAAACGCCCTGCCAGGTGAACGCGCCAGCATTAAAATAATCAAGGTGAAAAAAGGCTTTGCCTTTGGCCGCCTCATGGAAATAAAAGAACAAAGTCCGGAGCGCAGAGAAGCTCCATGCCCGATTTACAAGGAATGCGGAGGCTGCCAGCTTCAGCACCTGAGTTATGAAGGCCAGCTCGATTTCAAGCGCAAGCAGGTCGAGAACGTCCTCAGCCGGATCGGCAAGCTCAACCTGGATGAAGTCACCGTCCACCCGACCCTCGGCATGGACAACCCGTGGAACTACCGCAACAAAGCCCAGGTCCCGGTCGGCGAACGCGAAGGCGGCTTAGTCGCAGGCTTCTACCAGCAGCGCTCGCATGAGATCATCGATATGCAGAAATGCCTCATCCAGCAGGCTGAAAACGACGACGTCGTCCAAGCCGTAAAGGAAATCTGCAGCCGCCACGGCATCCGTGCCTATAATGAAGAAAAGCACAAAGGCTGGCTGCGCCACATCATGGTCCGCTACGGCCAGATGACCGGCGAAATGATGGTCGTCTTCGTCACCAGAACGAACGACTTCCCGCACAAAAACGAAATCATCGAAGAAATCACAGGCCGATTCGGACAAGTGAAATCCATCGTCCAAAACGTGAACAATAAACGCACGAACGTGATATTCGGCGACGAAACAAACGTCCTCTGGGGCGAAGAATACATTTACGACAGCATCGGCGACATCCTCTTCGCCATCTCGGCAAGATCGTTCTACCAGGTCAATCCTGAACAAACAAAGGTGCTGTATGACAAAGCACTCGAATATGCGCAGCTGACCGGGGAAGAAACGGTCATCGACGCCTACTGCGGCATCGGAACCATCTCTCTGTTCCTTGCCCAGAAAGCGAAAAAAGTGTACGGAGTCGAAATCGTACCGGAAGCGATCGAAGACGCGAAACGAAATGCTGATCTCAACGGACTGACCAACGCAGAGTTTGGCGTCGGAGAAGCAGAAGTCGTCATCCCGAACTGGTACAAGCAGGGAATCAAAGCAGACACCATCGTCGTAGATCCGCCACGTAAAGGCTGCGATGAAGCGTTGCTCAAAACCATTCTGGATATGAAGCCGAAGCGGGTTGTGTATGTGAGCTGCAATCCGGGGACCTTGGCGAGAGATTTGCATGTGTTGGAGCAGGGAGGATATCAAACGGTTGAGGTTCAGCCGGTGGATATGTTTCCGCATACGATGCATTGTGAAGCGGTTGTTCGGATAGAGAGGAAATAG
- a CDS encoding (deoxy)nucleoside triphosphate pyrophosphohydrolase yields the protein MKKNIHVVGAVIVENGKILCAQRGDGKALSLKWEFPGGKIEEGETPQEALRREIEEEMLCKVEIGEKIETTVYEYDFGIVHLTTFYCQLKEGTPVLTEHAAMKWLVPGELDTLDWAPADVPAIEKISRESFAN from the coding sequence ATGAAAAAGAACATTCATGTAGTAGGCGCAGTAATCGTTGAAAACGGCAAAATCCTCTGTGCCCAACGGGGAGATGGCAAGGCGCTTTCTCTAAAATGGGAATTCCCGGGTGGAAAGATTGAAGAGGGGGAAACGCCTCAAGAAGCGCTGCGCCGGGAGATTGAAGAAGAGATGCTTTGCAAGGTGGAAATCGGGGAGAAGATCGAGACAACGGTTTATGAATATGACTTCGGAATTGTCCACCTCACCACTTTTTATTGCCAGCTGAAGGAAGGTACGCCGGTTTTAACTGAGCATGCGGCAATGAAGTGGCTAGTGCCTGGGGAGCTGGACACTTTAGATTGGGCTCCAGCAGATGTGCCTGCTATTGAAAAGATCTCCAGAGAATCCTTCGCTAATTAA